The segment AACGCCGAAAAACATTTATTGGCATAAGCCTGAACTGAGCGTTTCTGCCTTTGCTCGTCAGAGAGATCGCGTCCTAAACTGGAAGCATGGTCATAGGTTGGTGCTAGGTGTTCAGTTTCAGCGGACGCTGATGCTGTTTTCATGCGAGCAATTCCCCAGTTTTCATGGTGACGATCGCCATTGCCAATCCACGCATCTAGCAGCAGATAACCAACAAACACATCTACTGCTGTTTGGATACCAGAGGGCGGTGTCCAATCAATCGGTAAATGGACAGATTCCCCGGCAATCACCCTCAATACTCTATCTATTGTATGTTGTGATATACCATACGTCCCAAACGCCGGATAGTTCGGCACAATTGAGGAAAGCAGTTCGTTACCATGAACCAGCGTCCCCGATTTCGGTAAAAAGTTAGGTGAAACGACACCGCGATCGCCTTTCCAAGTGAAAGCCAATTCGTAAACCGCATGGGGAAGTCCCAAGAGTTTACATAATTCTGAGGCGACTTTTTCTGCCCAATCTTCCCCCAGGTTAGGTCGGCTTTGCTTATAAAGACAACGACCAAGTTCTTTGTGGTAGAACCAAAATTTATATTTACTCCCTAACGTTTCATTTGAGGAGGCTTCATACGCTTCTTGCGTAACCAGTAAGATTGGGAATTCATCGGTCATAAATCAGAGATACAGTCTCTAACCGTTGGTCGGTCTGCATGAGTTGGTGAACGGAGGGAACTTGCAGGTAGAGTCATAACGGCTACGGTATTGCCTAACCTATCAAAGAATTCAACACTATAACCCGTTTCTAATTCAGCAACGTTATGTTTTTCGACAACTGTACCGATATCACCTGCATAAAGTCCAGCTTCAGGACTATCGCCAAGCAAGATAACGTCTGAATAAAGTTCGTAATCCATGGTATCCTCTATTCATGGCTCTAGTCGCCGTTCAAATAGCAATCGTTATAACCCCAATTCTTCTCGCAATGATTGCAGTGAAATGGTTGCTTTTTCCTGAGATAGTTCTCTTAAAAATGCCATAAATTCAGTATTATGTTTCAGTAGTTCCACTTCCACCGCAAACTCATCGACGGGGGCGAGGGCAA is part of the Coleofasciculus chthonoplastes PCC 7420 genome and harbors:
- a CDS encoding DUF4926 domain-containing protein, with protein sequence MDYELYSDVILLGDSPEAGLYAGDIGTVVEKHNVAELETGYSVEFFDRLGNTVAVMTLPASSLRSPTHADRPTVRDCISDL